The Prosthecobacter sp. genome has a segment encoding these proteins:
- a CDS encoding M48 family metallopeptidase encodes MSAPNAPPQPAKPVRIAPWRGPLHFGLLVISAVVSLTLQFTYLLLVVGLFLWMCWQVYLITGSMARTGLFQWRMIPELLKFAFMGVTWVLMLRPLRPRPKHAKVAIQITAATQPQLFELIHTLCWHLRAQPPTQVWLDTTISVRSSMFGGLLGILTGQTMLHLGLPVVSVITSRELSGLLAHELSHNAGGMSTIFVHAVREMNAWFFRAVMERDEWEMHLREKPKKESEWRRQGRRIVRGWMWAAKIPFMILALASRTVSAVTLWLITRSAERCGANVIGELMYDRMQRKLSLLGAAWKAAEQEIQRGVIQHRLPENLSLLMARHVAAAAKARASARAESEEGPPEPKAEGKPAKGAGLVAYLSHAQPAASVMRQFVDLSRQVTYFYYQHDLGLNLHEHRMVADEEVIHQNRREEDALLVIRRYFGGLAHPERAMCGLGSTPASATARSELQREILRVRDEIVVWGPQFKMALQEWNQAWQRRRDLEAAATLSLAGFTVSRMQFGTEDASPNALRAEAARQRMVMEHMEGPLQERERILEGRFAAALGMLWWSEITDLNEWLRKRRKDLPAWVTIYEAMAGALPSFRELLTTFFAFQTLGAKFANVDDPSAFLTALQSVVPKMLNLVRQIVSTMDGAPYPFTDSGRITSLNDHLLPAPLPEMPGVSMTLLDASSMRAIALKMASQASECIAPYVDAFLGLYHRAFAWLAESAERTETHFVGALSLGSATEILLPDEFTTQRLGMKSRSPDAIAAWKPPVSA; translated from the coding sequence ATGTCCGCACCCAACGCCCCACCGCAACCCGCCAAGCCAGTGCGCATCGCACCGTGGCGCGGGCCGTTGCATTTTGGCCTGTTGGTGATTTCCGCCGTGGTTTCGCTGACCTTGCAGTTCACCTACCTGCTGCTGGTCGTGGGATTATTCCTGTGGATGTGCTGGCAGGTTTATCTCATCACCGGCAGCATGGCGCGGACGGGATTGTTCCAATGGCGCATGATTCCGGAGCTACTGAAGTTTGCCTTCATGGGCGTCACGTGGGTGCTCATGCTGCGCCCGCTCCGCCCACGGCCCAAACATGCGAAGGTGGCGATCCAGATCACCGCCGCCACGCAGCCGCAGCTTTTTGAGCTCATCCACACCCTCTGCTGGCATCTCCGCGCGCAACCTCCCACGCAGGTGTGGCTGGACACGACGATTTCCGTGCGCAGCTCGATGTTCGGCGGTCTTCTCGGCATTCTCACCGGTCAGACGATGCTGCATCTCGGCCTGCCGGTGGTCTCGGTGATCACCTCGCGCGAACTCAGCGGCCTGCTGGCCCATGAGCTCAGCCACAATGCCGGCGGCATGAGCACGATCTTTGTGCATGCCGTGCGCGAGATGAACGCGTGGTTTTTCCGCGCGGTGATGGAGCGTGACGAATGGGAGATGCATCTGCGCGAGAAGCCGAAAAAAGAATCCGAGTGGCGCAGGCAGGGCCGCAGAATCGTTCGCGGCTGGATGTGGGCGGCCAAGATTCCCTTCATGATCCTGGCGCTCGCATCACGCACGGTTAGCGCGGTGACCTTGTGGCTCATCACACGTTCGGCGGAACGCTGTGGTGCCAATGTGATCGGCGAACTCATGTATGACCGCATGCAGCGCAAGCTCTCACTGCTCGGCGCGGCGTGGAAGGCGGCGGAGCAGGAAATTCAGCGCGGTGTTATTCAACATCGCCTGCCGGAGAATCTCTCGCTCCTCATGGCGCGTCATGTGGCAGCGGCGGCCAAGGCCAGGGCTTCTGCCCGTGCTGAATCTGAAGAGGGACCGCCTGAGCCGAAAGCCGAGGGCAAACCAGCGAAAGGAGCCGGACTCGTCGCCTATCTTTCGCATGCACAGCCTGCGGCCTCGGTGATGCGGCAGTTCGTCGATCTCTCGCGCCAGGTCACTTACTTTTATTACCAGCATGACCTCGGGTTGAATCTCCACGAGCACCGCATGGTCGCGGATGAGGAGGTCATTCATCAAAACCGTCGTGAGGAGGATGCGCTGCTGGTCATTCGTCGTTATTTCGGCGGACTCGCGCACCCCGAGCGTGCCATGTGCGGTCTCGGCAGCACGCCGGCGAGTGCCACGGCACGAAGTGAACTCCAGCGCGAGATTTTGCGCGTGCGCGATGAGATCGTCGTCTGGGGGCCGCAGTTCAAAATGGCGCTGCAGGAATGGAATCAGGCCTGGCAGCGCCGTCGCGATCTGGAGGCCGCCGCCACACTCAGCCTCGCCGGATTCACCGTCTCACGCATGCAGTTTGGCACCGAGGACGCCAGCCCGAACGCATTGCGTGCCGAGGCCGCGCGCCAGCGCATGGTCATGGAGCACATGGAAGGGCCGCTGCAGGAGCGTGAGCGCATTTTGGAAGGCCGCTTCGCCGCCGCGCTCGGCATGCTGTGGTGGAGTGAAATCACCGATCTCAACGAGTGGTTGCGCAAGCGCCGCAAAGATCTGCCCGCGTGGGTGACGATCTACGAGGCGATGGCCGGGGCGCTGCCCTCCTTCCGCGAACTGCTCACCACCTTCTTCGCCTTCCAGACGCTCGGCGCGAAGTTCGCCAACGTCGATGATCCCAGCGCCTTCCTCACGGCGTTGCAGTCCGTCGTGCCGAAAATGCTCAACCTCGTGCGCCAGATCGTTTCCACGATGGACGGCGCGCCTTATCCTTTCACGGACAGCGGCCGGATCACCTCGCTGAATGATCATCTGCTGCCTGCTCCTTTGCCAGAAATGCCCGGTGTTTCGATGACGCTGCTGGATGCGTCCAGCATGCGTGCCATCGCCTTGAAAATGGCCTCCCAGGCCTCCGAATGCATCGCTCCGTATGTCGATGCCTTCCTCGGTCTCTACCATCGCGCCTTCGCCTGGCTGGCCGAATCCGCCGAACGCACCGAAACACACTTCGTCGGCGCCCTCAGTCTCGGCTCCGCCACGGAAATCCTCCTGCCGGACGAGTTCACCACCCAGCGCCTCGGCATGAAGTCGAGATCTCCTGATGCCATTGCCGCGTGGAAACCGCCGGTGTCGGCGTGA
- a CDS encoding sulfatase-like hydrolase/transferase, producing MKAACFLALLSACFGSATAAQRPPNLVFILTDNQGAWTLGCYGNPDIRTPHIDKLAAEGIRFTHALSSNPVCSPTRATFLTGLIPSQHGVHSFLDPKFMMGPAAYNTLQEFTSLGEVLRDAGYTCGLSGKWHLGANMTPSEGFTTWTTKPDGSTREFYDQQIIEDGQQRAEPGYTTDLWTRKGIEFIQQHKDRPFFLYLAYNGPYSLGKLMLNEAKNRHAAYYADKPLHSFPRDTMHPWQHANKEFHNTDAGRRRMAAEVSGVDDGVGEIMAALKANGLDDNTLVVYSSDQGWMGGQNGMWGMGDHFRPTGAHELMMQIPLIFRHPGQIPPAQTCDALVSNYDFMPSVLAHLSLAEKMPQQPKSPGRDFSPALRGQQLANWDNTVCYEMETTRAIRTERWKYVARFPDGPFELYDMQSDPMERFNQFGQPGTDEIKADLAKQLETFFATYADPKYDIWKGGGSKAKLHTK from the coding sequence ATGAAGGCCGCCTGCTTCCTCGCTCTCCTTTCCGCCTGCTTTGGGTCTGCCACTGCGGCTCAGCGTCCGCCAAACCTCGTCTTCATTCTCACGGACAACCAAGGCGCGTGGACCCTTGGCTGCTACGGCAATCCCGACATCCGCACCCCGCACATCGACAAGCTGGCCGCCGAGGGCATCCGCTTCACTCATGCGCTCAGTAGCAACCCCGTCTGCTCCCCTACGCGGGCCACCTTTCTCACTGGCCTTATCCCGTCGCAGCATGGCGTTCACTCCTTCCTCGATCCCAAGTTCATGATGGGGCCGGCGGCCTACAACACGCTCCAGGAGTTCACCTCCCTTGGCGAAGTCTTGCGCGATGCCGGTTACACCTGCGGATTGAGCGGCAAATGGCATCTCGGGGCCAACATGACGCCCAGCGAAGGCTTCACCACCTGGACCACGAAGCCCGACGGCAGCACGCGCGAGTTTTACGACCAGCAGATCATCGAAGACGGTCAACAGCGCGCCGAACCCGGCTACACCACCGATCTTTGGACCCGCAAGGGCATCGAGTTCATCCAGCAGCACAAAGACCGGCCCTTCTTCCTCTACCTCGCCTACAACGGCCCTTATTCGCTCGGCAAACTCATGCTCAACGAGGCCAAAAATCGCCACGCCGCCTACTACGCCGACAAACCGCTGCATTCCTTCCCGCGCGACACCATGCACCCCTGGCAGCACGCCAACAAAGAATTTCACAACACCGATGCCGGGCGCCGCCGCATGGCCGCCGAGGTCAGCGGTGTCGATGACGGTGTGGGCGAGATCATGGCCGCGCTCAAAGCCAACGGCCTCGATGACAACACCCTCGTCGTTTATTCCAGCGACCAAGGCTGGATGGGCGGCCAGAACGGCATGTGGGGCATGGGCGATCACTTCCGCCCCACCGGCGCGCATGAGTTGATGATGCAAATCCCCCTCATCTTCCGCCATCCCGGCCAAATCCCGCCTGCCCAGACCTGTGACGCCCTCGTCAGCAACTACGACTTCATGCCCAGCGTCCTCGCCCACCTCAGTCTCGCCGAAAAAATGCCGCAGCAGCCCAAATCTCCAGGCCGCGACTTCTCCCCTGCCCTGCGCGGCCAACAACTCGCCAATTGGGACAACACCGTCTGCTACGAGATGGAAACCACCCGCGCCATCCGCACCGAGCGCTGGAAATACGTCGCCCGCTTCCCCGATGGCCCCTTTGAACTATACGACATGCAATCCGACCCCATGGAACGCTTCAACCAGTTCGGCCAGCCCGGCACCGACGAGATCAAAGCCGATCTCGCCAAACAGCTCGAAACCTTCTTCGCCACTTACGCCGATCCCAAATACGACATCTGGAAAGGCGGCGGCTCGAAGGCCAAGCTGCACACGAAGTAA
- a CDS encoding metallophosphoesterase — MNSPATFSRRHFLTSAASLTGAAGLLNDVQAATAESKPFSFVFFTDPHVQPEKGAVDGVKMALAKVNALEQKPDFVITGGDLIMDALEVGIDRVETQWKLWDECLKTLEAPSYHTVGNHDVAGWSPKAMIKPGESAYGKALFADRYGQGRTYRSFDHGGWHFIILDSIGLDKATNDYMGWIDDDQLAWLQADLEKTGKQTPIILVTHIPFYSVWHQVILGPKINIGGKALVGNVHDFRKMLGQYNLKLVLSGHGHISERIQFDKVVYLQGGAVCGMWWKGPVHGNPEGFLQVECHPDGTFTDRYHGYGWKAQA, encoded by the coding sequence ATGAATTCACCCGCCACCTTTTCCCGCCGCCATTTCCTCACCAGCGCTGCTTCACTCACCGGGGCGGCGGGTCTTCTAAATGACGTGCAGGCCGCGACAGCCGAGTCCAAACCCTTCTCCTTCGTCTTCTTCACCGATCCGCACGTGCAGCCGGAAAAAGGTGCTGTCGATGGCGTGAAGATGGCTTTGGCGAAGGTCAACGCGCTGGAACAGAAGCCGGACTTCGTCATCACCGGTGGCGATTTGATCATGGATGCGCTCGAAGTCGGCATCGATCGTGTGGAGACGCAGTGGAAGCTCTGGGATGAGTGCCTCAAGACGCTCGAAGCGCCGTCCTACCACACCGTCGGCAACCACGACGTCGCCGGCTGGTCGCCCAAGGCCATGATCAAGCCCGGCGAAAGCGCCTACGGCAAGGCGCTCTTCGCCGACCGCTACGGCCAGGGGAGAACGTATCGCAGTTTCGACCACGGCGGCTGGCACTTCATCATCCTCGACTCCATCGGTCTCGACAAGGCCACCAACGACTACATGGGTTGGATCGACGACGACCAGCTCGCCTGGCTCCAGGCCGATCTCGAAAAGACCGGCAAGCAGACACCCATCATCCTCGTCACCCACATTCCGTTCTACAGCGTGTGGCATCAGGTCATCCTCGGCCCCAAGATCAACATTGGCGGCAAGGCGCTCGTTGGCAACGTCCACGATTTCCGCAAGATGCTCGGCCAATACAACCTCAAGCTCGTCCTCAGCGGCCATGGTCACATCTCCGAGCGCATCCAGTTCGACAAAGTCGTCTATCTTCAGGGCGGCGCTGTCTGCGGCATGTGGTGGAAAGGCCCCGTCCATGGCAATCCCGAAGGCTTCCTACAAGTCGAATGCCACCCCGACGGCACCTTCACCGACCGCTACCATGGCTACGGCTGGAAGGCGCAGGCTTGA
- a CDS encoding DUF3806 domain-containing protein, with protein sequence MKHFAIGDGHKRITTPDRYRADRESDQTTVLWDPEHVDIVIRVSVITVAPKDKAEEDLAFWRTIKKAQVNNSKPKADGKKAIYAYREASSAANDFLHFYEVGLGNHFCVFSITVAESEEHSPAFAEARADLEDMIHTLVERGEGEQFTCGLLECEFERIDESVSSLLPTGLDDSSWTALQKEFDRAFDDRNEELAGRVGLVFGEMMRSEIPSLSWSAKIDADGSARALDLAESGISIFPEDMILKRFDRNERLDLRQFLSDTVDTMERIFREHQEER encoded by the coding sequence ATGAAACACTTTGCAATCGGAGACGGCCACAAACGTATTACCACGCCAGATCGGTACCGTGCTGATCGCGAGTCAGACCAGACGACTGTGTTGTGGGATCCAGAACATGTCGATATCGTAATCCGTGTTTCAGTGATCACAGTCGCCCCGAAGGACAAAGCCGAAGAAGATCTGGCATTCTGGCGGACGATTAAGAAAGCCCAAGTGAACAATAGCAAACCCAAGGCCGACGGCAAAAAGGCCATCTATGCATATCGGGAGGCTTCTTCAGCGGCCAATGACTTTCTCCATTTTTACGAAGTGGGTCTGGGCAATCACTTTTGTGTTTTCTCCATAACTGTCGCGGAGTCCGAGGAGCATTCGCCTGCGTTCGCGGAGGCTCGTGCTGACCTAGAGGACATGATTCACACACTTGTGGAGCGCGGTGAAGGTGAGCAATTTACCTGTGGTCTTTTGGAGTGCGAGTTCGAGCGGATTGACGAATCTGTATCCTCGCTGCTCCCGACCGGTCTTGATGATTCGTCATGGACTGCTCTTCAGAAAGAGTTTGATCGGGCTTTTGACGATAGGAATGAAGAATTGGCAGGCCGAGTTGGATTGGTATTTGGTGAAATGATGAGGAGTGAAATTCCTTCATTGTCATGGTCAGCAAAAATCGATGCTGACGGCAGCGCCCGAGCACTTGACCTCGCTGAATCAGGTATTTCGATATTCCCCGAAGACATGATCCTGAAGCGATTTGACCGCAACGAACGGCTCGATCTCAGGCAATTTTTATCCGACACGGTTGATACCATGGAAAGAATATTTCGCGAACATCAAGAAGAGCGCTGA
- a CDS encoding DUF1549 domain-containing protein yields MKTRLLLPLACTLLATSLLAENEVYRTWTDSQGRKLEATFRGIESGNVFLQVRNGYVYRLPLEKLSAEDQQAAKTLKPEGLGIPADPNLAQAAARIDMLVDGGLKKAGQKSNPLASDEQFVRRVYLDVVGRIPTREEALEFINDTSLSKRAKVIDKLLNSDGYNSHLFNYFADMMRVADLAQKARFYTYQDWMKSQIADNIPWDKMVYSMMTADGRLLDNGATGYLLRDAGMRLDNLSLTLSTFLGANVSCAQCHDHPFADWTQRQFYEMASFFGATETFGTRGSKGGYGMQEMRKVLASLDDRRLQQQAKNLLRVNAMAVDDGTENDLKLPDDYKYPDGKPGEPVKPKLVTWGDTKNTKAYQGVQTKSEEDLRAQFAKWMTSPDNPRFAMTIANRLWKRAFGIGVREPVTDLDDPEASVNPPLLRHLAAEMVRLKFDLKQFMRLLYNTQTYQREATSHEMADSGAYLFPGPILRRMSAEQAWDSCATLVVGADVDKFKANRGETYAKVMNIDFGKDASPDAIKTQIENAITGMRQYGGPNGGNPKNNAKKKRMRMQPASGGEEDLTVAPPVRDGLVLARASELPQPERDQHFLRMFGQSDRQIADSNSDEGSIPQVLMLMNGEAQRVIGQNDSLVIKTASAQKSPEQQIESLYLSFFSRKPKPDELADAVGAIGSGLTMRDLSWVLFNTREFVFVE; encoded by the coding sequence ATGAAAACGCGCCTTCTTCTCCCCCTTGCCTGCACCTTGCTTGCCACCAGCCTGCTGGCCGAAAATGAGGTTTATCGAACCTGGACCGACTCCCAGGGCCGCAAGCTGGAGGCCACCTTCCGCGGCATCGAAAGCGGCAATGTCTTCCTGCAAGTCCGCAACGGCTACGTCTATCGCCTCCCGCTCGAAAAACTCTCCGCCGAAGACCAGCAGGCCGCCAAAACACTCAAGCCCGAAGGTCTCGGCATCCCTGCTGACCCAAACCTCGCCCAGGCCGCCGCACGCATCGACATGCTGGTCGATGGTGGCTTGAAGAAAGCCGGGCAGAAGTCCAATCCGCTCGCTTCCGACGAGCAGTTCGTGCGCCGCGTCTATCTCGACGTCGTCGGTCGCATTCCCACCCGCGAGGAAGCGCTCGAATTCATCAATGACACCAGCCTCTCCAAGCGCGCGAAGGTCATCGATAAGCTGCTCAACTCCGATGGCTACAACAGCCACCTCTTCAATTACTTCGCTGACATGATGCGCGTGGCCGATCTGGCGCAGAAGGCCCGCTTCTACACCTACCAGGACTGGATGAAGAGCCAGATCGCCGACAACATCCCGTGGGACAAGATGGTTTACAGCATGATGACCGCCGATGGCCGTCTGCTCGACAATGGAGCCACTGGCTACCTCCTGCGCGATGCCGGCATGCGCCTCGACAATCTCAGCCTCACGCTCAGCACCTTCCTCGGCGCGAACGTCTCCTGCGCCCAGTGCCATGACCATCCCTTCGCCGACTGGACGCAGCGCCAGTTCTATGAAATGGCGTCCTTCTTCGGTGCCACTGAGACCTTCGGCACACGCGGTTCCAAAGGAGGCTACGGCATGCAGGAAATGCGCAAGGTGCTCGCCTCGCTCGATGACCGCCGTTTGCAGCAGCAGGCCAAGAATCTGCTCCGCGTGAATGCCATGGCCGTGGATGACGGCACGGAAAACGACCTCAAGCTGCCGGATGATTACAAGTATCCTGACGGCAAGCCCGGCGAACCGGTCAAACCCAAGCTCGTCACTTGGGGCGACACAAAGAACACCAAGGCCTACCAAGGCGTGCAAACGAAGAGCGAGGAGGATCTCCGCGCCCAGTTCGCCAAATGGATGACCTCGCCGGACAATCCACGCTTCGCCATGACCATTGCGAACCGCCTGTGGAAGCGCGCCTTCGGCATCGGTGTGCGCGAACCCGTCACCGATCTCGATGATCCCGAAGCTTCTGTGAATCCACCGCTGCTGCGCCACCTCGCCGCCGAGATGGTGCGCCTGAAGTTTGATCTGAAGCAGTTCATGCGCCTGCTCTACAACACGCAGACTTATCAGCGTGAGGCCACCAGCCACGAGATGGCCGACAGCGGCGCGTATCTTTTCCCCGGCCCAATTCTACGCCGCATGAGCGCCGAACAGGCCTGGGACTCCTGCGCCACGCTCGTCGTCGGTGCCGATGTGGACAAATTCAAAGCCAATCGCGGTGAAACCTACGCCAAGGTCATGAACATCGACTTCGGCAAGGACGCCTCGCCTGACGCGATCAAGACGCAGATTGAAAACGCCATCACCGGTATGCGCCAGTATGGCGGCCCGAATGGCGGCAATCCGAAGAACAACGCCAAGAAGAAGCGCATGCGCATGCAGCCCGCCAGTGGTGGTGAGGAAGACCTCACCGTCGCCCCGCCTGTGCGCGACGGCCTCGTCCTCGCCCGCGCCTCCGAACTCCCGCAGCCGGAGCGTGACCAGCATTTCCTCCGCATGTTTGGCCAGAGCGACCGCCAGATCGCCGACAGCAACAGTGATGAAGGCAGCATCCCGCAGGTGCTCATGCTCATGAACGGCGAAGCGCAGCGCGTCATCGGCCAGAACGATTCCCTCGTCATCAAAACGGCCTCCGCGCAAAAATCGCCCGAGCAGCAGATCGAGAGCCTCTACCTCAGCTTCTTCAGCCGCAAACCCAAGCCCGACGAACTCGCCGACGCTGTCGGTGCCATCGGTTCCGGCCTCACTATGCGTGATTTGAGCTGGGTGCTCTTCAACACACGCGAATTCGTCTTCGTGGAATAA
- a CDS encoding phosphoribosylanthranilate isomerase, with amino-acid sequence MFPDPHRHSVKICGITRPEQAAEIFALGADAVGINLWPKSKRHMPLSVTVDSLQDVAAKNALVAVLVNPDDALLDAAISSQLFQALQLHGDETPRDVERLMQRGVNVIKALQVSDAASLPQIGEFPCTAILLDAYNPGTYGGGGHAFPWELAVRAQEMFPDKHILLSGGLNADNVRQAVQQTHPIAVDVASGVESQPGIKDLALVARFIAEARAGWLTP; translated from the coding sequence ATGTTTCCTGATCCACATCGTCACAGCGTCAAAATCTGCGGCATCACACGCCCGGAGCAGGCGGCGGAGATTTTTGCGCTCGGCGCGGACGCGGTGGGCATCAATCTCTGGCCCAAATCGAAACGTCACATGCCGTTGTCGGTCACAGTGGATTCGCTGCAGGACGTGGCGGCGAAAAACGCCCTTGTCGCTGTGCTGGTGAATCCTGATGATGCCCTGCTCGATGCTGCGATCTCCAGCCAGTTGTTTCAAGCACTGCAACTCCACGGCGATGAAACGCCCCGCGATGTCGAACGCCTCATGCAGCGCGGAGTGAACGTCATCAAAGCCCTGCAAGTGAGCGATGCCGCGTCATTGCCGCAGATTGGCGAGTTTCCATGCACTGCCATCCTGCTTGATGCCTACAACCCCGGCACCTATGGCGGTGGCGGGCATGCGTTTCCGTGGGAACTGGCTGTGCGTGCGCAAGAGATGTTTCCAGACAAGCACATCCTGCTCTCCGGTGGCCTCAACGCTGACAACGTCCGTCAGGCCGTGCAGCAGACGCATCCCATCGCCGTCGATGTCGCCAGCGGTGTCGAATCACAGCCTGGGATCAAGGATCTCGCCTTGGTGGCGCGGTTCATCGCGGAAGCTCGTGCTGGATGGCTCACGCCATGA